In Pararhizobium sp. A13, the genomic stretch CTTATCCTGCTGATCAGAGCGCATATCGCCGCGGTCGATCGAATACACACGGACGATACCCCGGTCGATGTCCTCGACCCTGGGCGAGGAAAGACGAAAACCGGCAGGGTCTGGGTCTATGTCTTCGATGGCAGCGGCTACCAGGATCCCACGCCCGGAGCGATCGCCTATTACTATAGCCCCGACCGAAAGGGCGTGCATCCGGCTGAACACCTCGCTCACTTCAGCGGCGTAATGCATGCGGATGGTTATGCTGGCTATAGCAAGCTTTACGGCAACCAGATCATCGAAGCTGCCTGCATGGCGCATGTGCGCCGCAAGTTCCATGATGTGATCAAGCTCAAGCCATCTCCGATCGCCGACGAGGCTCTGTCGCGCATCGGTGCACTCTACGATATCGAGGATCGTATCCGCGGCATGTCGGCTGACGAGAGGCGAACACTGCGCCAGCAACACGCCAGACCCATTCTGGCGGACCTCAAGGCCTGGATTGAAACGACGCTTTCGACGCTGCCACAGAAACAGAAGCTTGCAGAAGCGATGCGATACGCTCTCTCGCGATGGGCAGCATTGAGCGTCTACATTGACGATGGCCGTGTCGAAATCGATAACAACATAGCTGAGCGCGCCATGAGACCACTCGGAATTGGAAGAAAAAATTGGCTCTTTGCCGGGTCAGACAAGGGCGGCGAGCGCATCGCCAATATCCTGACCATCATCGAGACAGCTAAACTCCATGGCCACAATCCAGAGGCCTATCTGACAGACGTCCTGACCAGGATCCAGAGCCATCCGAAGGATCAACTTGAGGAACTGCTCCCGTGGCAGTGGACTCCGGCAAAAGACCGATGCGAGGCTGCGTGATGGCACGCTCAAGGATCATCTATACCCTCAAAGAGGTCGCTGAGATGATCGGCGAGAACCTCGAGTTGATCGAAGAGGTGACCGCCAACTCGGATAATATCAGCGAGGGCGAATTGCTTTATGTCCGCGATGGCAGTGAAGATGGCACAAAAGGCCTGACCGAAAATGGAATTGACGACCTTCAAAATCTCCTCGCCGACATACGGACGTGGGATGGTGGAATCCGCCAGTTCCTCGTCGATAACCAATGCGATGCCGAGATGATCGAGCGCGTCATGGCAGATGAGGTGAAGCGCGTCCTATAACTTCGGCCGCTCGACCAAGCGAAAAAGCTTTCGCCGGACGCTCACGATAAGGTTCGGGAACTTGACCTGGAAATTGGTCGGAGGGCGCGGCAGGATGACGTTGCCAAGCGGCTCATGAGCATTCCAGGAATTGGGCCTGTCATCGCGACGGCGCTCGAAGCTTTGGCGCCGCCTGCAGAGACGTTTACACGAGGTCGCGATTTCTCCGCTTGGATGGGTTTGACACCGCGGCAGCATTCTTCTGGCGGCAAACCCCGACTCGGCAAGACCTCGAAGATGGGGCTATCACTGTTGCACTCGCCAATAGGATGGGGCGGATTGCTTGGGCGCTTATGACAAACGGAGGTCGCTACGAGGAAAAACGGCTAGCAGCATAAGATCAGCTCTGGCGGAGAGGATTTCTAACCGCCATTGCGAGTGTAAGCAGGTCGAACGAAGGATATGGACAAACGGTCAAGAGACGGGGTTAGGAAAACCAGTTCTGCCGGACGGCACCTCGAGTGCGCGTGAGCGTTTTGGACCTGATCTGCGAACTCCCATATGGGCCCGCGGCGTATTAAGGTCGCAACTAGAGGCCGGACACACGTCAGCACCCGACCACCGTGCAAGACTGAGTGAAGATTTTGTTTGCATTCTAGGGAGCGTACACACACACGTCCGGCGAAGGCATTTTTCGGCTTGGGTTGAGGCGTTGGGTTGGAGTTGGCGGCTTAACGTTTTGGCTCGTCTGCCATTACGCGCTCGATCACAAAGCCGTCGATGACCTGGCTGCCAAATGGGCCCGAAGAGCGCGCCGGAAAATCTAAAGGCATGCAAAAGAACCCAACTTGAAACCTATCACTCGACCATAACCCGGCTGAAGTTCACGCGCGAGACTTCATCCCGCGTGATTGCTCGGATGCATACGGACAACACGGTGATCTATTAGATCAACAAGTAGCCTCATTTGATCAGAGGGCGATCGGGGTTATCTGGTCAAGCCGATCTTCTCTTTGATATGGAGATTTGGGATCACGCCAAACTCGTGTGCTTCACGGTAAGCGGCCCTGGTGACATAAAACCAAGCGCCCCATAGGAGGAGCCCTGACAACAACGCGATGATGAAAACCTGTAACCGCATGTCACCGTTGAAATTCAAAACTGTGACTATCGTGGGGCGAGGCCAGGGTGATGAGTGAGCGCTTCCATTAGAGGGCGTTTGCTCGCGGCTGATATCGGTCGACATCAAGCAGAGTACGATCCTTAGACAAGCGTCCCCATCGTTTACGATCAGACGGTGACGGGGCAATTGCAATCTTGCAATCCGCGTTTGCGCCTGTATCTTAGCGATTAACCTTGAATGCGGAGAGGGTTATGTTGATTTTATTTGGATTGGCGGCCGCAATCGTCGTTCTGTTTTTTGCATTGATTGCGGGCATTGCGTACTTCTCGCGCAACACTAATAAGCCGCCGTCTTTGGAGTGATCCTACCGTGGCAAGTGTCCTGTCCGGAAAGCCCCTGCGCTAACTACATGCATTGCGCAGGCGCTAAAGCATGAGGAAAAGAGCGCGAACTCGCCAAGCGCGACAGCCTGATCGACCTTCTCAAGGGACAGTTGGCACTGCTTCGCACCAGATCGAACAGCTTGAACACACCACAAGTTTCAGATCTCTTCGGTAATTCGAATATATAGACCGACGTCGAAATTGGCGGGCAATTCGCTCGATGTCTGCTGAGCCCCCGAGCCGGCCAATTCGACCGAAAAACCCTCATTTATGCGAGTAGACGGCGCATGACCTTTCGCCTATCGATTGTCTATGAAGTAGAGCTCTCGCTTGGCTGGTCGAGCGAACTGCTCGGCTCCAGGCGATTGTGGAAGCGATCTGCACCGAGCGCCTTCAAGTGCTGCACACGAATTTTGGCTCAGAGTCTTAAGCTCTCAACTTTCGCGCCATCATCCGTAGCCAAGAACCCTCTGGAATCGGCATTAATCGTGACCGATGTGCCCAGTCCCACATTCCGTCAGAGAGATATCGCCATCGAAGTAATGCCCAGTTTGTCTTTGAGATGGAGATTGGGGATGACACCAGACTGTTGCGCTTCGCGGTAGACGCCGCGTGTCACGAAGAACAGACCACCCCAGGCAAGAAGCCCTATCAGTATCGCTATCGTGAATATTTGCATACGCATAGCCAATCGAAGCCGAAGATTATGACAATCATGCGGCCATGCTGCGCGCGGGCGCGCCCAGCTAAGACCGCGGGGTTTCGGCGACCTTGGCTGAGTGCAGCACGTCATCGGCGGGAACCATTTGGAAGCGCTGGCGAATTTCGCGGCCAATCTGCTTAGCCATGGCGTGGATTGCAGCTTCCTGAACTAGCCAATCTTTCGCGCCAAAATTTTTCTTTTGAACATCTTCAACTTGCGTCAAGGCCAACGCGATATACAGGTCAAGGTCTTCTTGCGTAACCGACATTAAAAATCCTTCTGGAATACCAGCCCTAGCCCATGCAGACAGGCCAAAAGTTAGGTGCTCAAATGCGCCGAGCACCTGTCACTCGAACGTTCTCAATATGACAGAAAGGTTGTAGTTCGCAAATGATACTCGCCGTTGAAAAGATCGACGCGAACAGCGAGTCCGTAAATACCGCGCCGACTTGCGCAGGTCATCGCCAACGTCATCCGTCCGAAGCCGAAGTGCTGATCCTATGCCAAACCTCCCGTTTGGGTTGTATCGGGATGATCGAAGCTGACGAAGGCTGGGAACCTTCCTCTTCCATGGTGCGCGACGAGATCGAATTGGGGCTTCGTCTGCCTGACGGAAGTCCAGCGGACGTCGCTCGCACTTAGTTGACGGGTGAAGGGCCCTTCTCTGGGCAGAGAAGGGCCGAATGTCTACGTGCTCAAATACACTGGATTATGCATCGCAATTCAACTATCGCCAAACTTGCCGCAACCGTCAACTACAATCGCGTAGATTGCGACGCCTTTTTTGGTGCGAATCGATTTTCGGGAGACAGACACCTTGCAGAGCGGGTGCGACCGAACATCAACCCATCAACTAATGGAATCTTCCGCTGGTCTAATTCAACTCGAAAAAGCTAAAAGCGATGTCGCGGCCATAACAGGCCTGATACATGACCGCACCCGATCACACGTTCAAATCGTTCGATGAAAGCCCTGCATAAACGGGGTATCCATACATGACCCGGGATGCGGGAAATTATCACTGAGAATTGACTCATGTTTCAATCATCCCCTGCTTGGTTTCAGCGGGGGCTCCGGAGTGATCGACATGACGTTATTGAGCGTAATCCGACGCTGGCATTTTCGAGAGCAGATATCGATCTGGGAGATTTGCCGCAGGACTGGCCTATCCCGGAATACCATTCGCAAATACCTACGCCTTGATGGCGTGGAGCCGAAGTTCAAGGTTCCGGAGCGACCGAGCAAGCTTGACCCGTTCGCGGATCGGTTGTCGGCCTGGCTGAAGACGGAAGCCAAAAAGCGCCGCAAGCAAAAGCGCACCCTGAAGCAGCTACATGCCGACCTGGTGAGCGTGGGGTACGACGGCTCCTATTGCCGCGTTGCAGCCTTTGCTCGGGAATGGAAAGCGGATCGGCAGAGAGAACTTCAGACGACGGGCATCCATGCAGACAACCGGAAAACCCAGACCCTTCAGCTCGTGGTAAAGCCAAGGTGTCATCGAACCCGTCTCAAGCCCGACCTTGCACAAAACCTCTTCCACTTCTTCGGCCGGACGGCGATCATGGACGGCTGCGTGTCCGCGCTCCCGCGCTACACCACCTGTCGATCCTGGTTCATGACGCAGATATGTGTGCTCTTGAGACTGACGTCCAATCCAACGTAATATTCCATCGCTGCTCTCCTTAGGTCCTCGACAAACCAAGGCAGATGGTCTCATCCGCCGTGGGGAGCAGCAACCTCATGTATGGGATGTATAACAGACTATTTTTGCCATATTTCTATTTATCACTGCGATAGATGATTCAGTCCGGGAGCTTGGGAGGGCGGAACTGCGTTTACTTTGCAACGAAAATTAGAAGGAAACAGAGATGTCATCTTCACTGCCTAGCATAGTGCTTGTCGGGGCAATCTTGCTTGCAATTTCTGCCGCTCCAGCGACCTCGAGCGCTCCTAACGCTAAGACAAGCCTTGTTCCGATTGCCTTCTCTCTGTACTGCCTCGATCACCTTGAAGAATGCAAACCCTCTGAGGTGAAGGCAGTGAATCTGACGCCCCGTGTCGAGGAATTGCTGCTGAAAGTCAACAACCGGGTGAACAACGACATCAAGCCTGCGCACGAGAAATTTGATACTTGGACGTTGAACCCTAGAATGGGCGACTGCGACGACTACGTCATGACGAAGC encodes the following:
- a CDS encoding IS66 family transposase, producing the protein MKAPPLDSQDELLALRALVAEQAAKLSAQEAEVIKRDSIIGLLRAQLELLRHRQHGASSEKIDRKIEQFELMLEEIEASRAEADARSGKGLLPDLDDAPEKPKRRPLPDDLPTEERVYAAPCSCPTCGGKSFLKAADKVVQVMEHVPASVKIVRHIEKRLVCKDCDTTVSGEMPTLPIERGKPGPGLLAHIMVAKFDDHIPLYRLSEMYDRLGVDISRSVMADWVGRVSVLLAPLILLIRAHIAAVDRIHTDDTPVDVLDPGRGKTKTGRVWVYVFDGSGYQDPTPGAIAYYYSPDRKGVHPAEHLAHFSGVMHADGYAGYSKLYGNQIIEAACMAHVRRKFHDVIKLKPSPIADEALSRIGALYDIEDRIRGMSADERRTLRQQHARPILADLKAWIETTLSTLPQKQKLAEAMRYALSRWAALSVYIDDGRVEIDNNIAERAMRPLGIGRKNWLFAGSDKGGERIANILTIIETAKLHGHNPEAYLTDVLTRIQSHPKDQLEELLPWQWTPAKDRCEAA
- a CDS encoding transglutaminase-like cysteine peptidase; this encodes MSSSLPSIVLVGAILLAISAAPATSSAPNAKTSLVPIAFSLYCLDHLEECKPSEVKAVNLTPRVEELLLKVNNRVNNDIKPAHEKFDTWTLNPRMGDCDDYVMTKRSRLIHAGIPPSALEVAVVKTPAGEGHAVLFVKTSAGELVLDNLRTQIVRRSQIPYRVLSVT